In Lolium rigidum isolate FL_2022 chromosome 7, APGP_CSIRO_Lrig_0.1, whole genome shotgun sequence, the DNA window TCCTTGTTATTGCAGGATGTTGTTGACGGTATTGAGTTTGCCAGGGGGGACCCTGGGACTACATGGGGTTCAGTTCGTGCAGCAATGGGACATCCAGAGCCCTTTCAGCTTAATTATATTTCTATGGGGAATCAAGAATGCTCAATGCACTACTATAAAGGTTAGTTATATATTTATTAAAGTATCTTCACGTCTTCTTCCTGGGTGATTTCACAGGACAGCACTCATTACCAAAGAAGCGCTTCAACTTATTTCTGTCTGAGTTTTTCCTTAATAGAGATCCCTTCTGTATTTTGTAGAGAACTACCGCAAGTTCTATTCTGCAATAAAAGCATCCTACCCAGATATCAAGATCATATCAAGCTGTGATAGATCTACCATTTCACCAAATGAACCTGCTGATCTATATGATGTTCATGTAAACACTGTTGCTTGGTCTTCACTTAGCTGAAGTATATATTCAGTTATAAATAAGTAATACACAATGTTTGACATCCTCTGTGGTAGGTCTATACCTCATCTGGGGATATGTTTTACAAATCTAGCATGTTTGACAGCACACCCCGGGGTGGACCCAAGGTACAGCCTGCGGTTCTATTGACATCAGTTCTCAGATCAATACTATTGACATCAGTTACTTACAACTAACTTGTACCTTGTGTCAATTTCTAGGCAATTGTTAGTGAATATGCTGTGACTGGAAATGATGCTGGCCGAGGAACACTAGTAGCTGCTCTAGCAGAAGCTGCATTTCTTATTGGATTAGAAAGAAACAGGTTCTCTTACATTACTTCTGGTTTTGTATCATGGTGATGGTACagtacattgtgaacttgtgtgTTTTACCATTTCTTTTTCTACCCAGCGACGTGGTTGAAATGGCAAGCTGCGCTCCACTCTTTGTAAATGACAACGATCGTAGGTAACTGATTCAAGACTTTGGATCGAGAAATCAGTTATTATGTAATTTCCCTATTCATGCCACATTTTGGTACAGAAGTTAAGCTACAATTTGGATACCCCTTATTACTCCAGAGACTACCTATGAAATGGAAGGATCTCTAGAGAGAAAATATACTTGCACAGGGAAACTATTTTTCTATCAATGTCTGCACCATCCTTTTTCTTATGAAAATACATTTCTGCTTGATAGGTGGAGTCCAGATGCCATAGTCTTTAACTCGTGGCAACACTACGGGTGTCCAAACTACTGGATGTTACACTTCTTCAAGGACTCAAGTGGTGCAGCACTTCATCCCTCTACcattcaagtatcaaattataacCAATTGGTCGCATCCTCTATCACTTGGAAGAATTCTAAAGACGGAAATACTTACATGAAAATAAAGGTGCTTTTATTCTCTGGTTCATAATTTTAAGTGAGCTAACAGAAGTTGAAATAACCAAATCTGCTTATTCTCAGGTTCTCAATTTCGGcaaccaagttgtagatcttagcATATCTGTAACTGGGCTGGAGAATGACATTCAGACATTTGGATCCATAAAGACGGTACTCACATCCGGTTCTCTACGGGATGAGAACTCCTTCCAACAGCCAGACAAGGTTTGCTACATTGACTTTTTTTCAGTGACTGCAAACTGAATTCGACATGAGATATATATTCTGTCTTCAATTAGTAGCTGTTGAGTGCAGTAGTGCTTGTAAATTGTACTACGTAATATTATAAGTTTTTGAAGTTTTCAAAGTTTTATCTTACAATTTTGTATGAAATGCAATAGGTGGTGCCCGTGGAAAGCCCGATAACCAATGCGAGAAAGCAGATGAGTCTTGTCCTGGATCCATACTCCCTCACCTCAATCGATCTCCTCTTGGACGCGAGCACGAAGATGCATTCTCTCTTGGATTCGAACTTGCATTCAAGTTTGTGAATGGAAAAAGGAATGTGATGACGACAGAGCCTTTCAATGGCTTGACGATCTGGATTAAAACCTTCTGAACTTATGTATCATGTTTTATCGTCTATCACGTGAATGATGAATGAAAAAATGGAGGCTGGGTGCTCCTTCGATCGAAAAAAGAGCCTTTGAGTGGAAAATGTGAATCCGCGAGTATACATGAACTTCATGTGGCGTGTGTGTATATGGATTCTTTCGCACGTTCATGTTTGACAGCAAACTGGTATAAAATAGTTCGTTGACAGAAAGAGCTATGGGAATAACAAATGCTTTCAGTTGTCGAGGCAATGGTCATTGAGTTGACTAATGACATCTGATCATAACATCCGTCGTAGTCTAGGTGGTTAGGATACTCGGCTCTCACCCGAGAGACCCGGGTTCAAGTCCCGGCGACGGAATTTTTTGCCACAGTTCGctatgtatcttttgtctttatcGGTTCTTTGTTTCACTTTCTTTTGAACTATTTTAGGGTCTTTTAACATTTGCTCGTCGGAATGTTTTCTTTACAAAACTGACAATTACTCGCCTATATGGGGTCCATGCGCGCTGAGGGCATGAGACCGTGGTGCTGGTCAGGATGGTTAATGGGGTTGCTTCGCTAACTGGGCATGAGACATTGTCCAAATTACCGGCCAAGGGAACAGTTTCATGAACCATGATTGGTCTCAACATGAGTGGTCATGAAAACTAGGGCTCTGCTCAACATGAGGTGAGATATGTGATCCACGGACGTTTAACGTCATTGTGTTCCAATTCGAATTGACGCACCCGGACGGTGTCGCCATCAGCAGGGATCAGACACACCTCACGATTGCGTCAAGCGGACTATGCAGGTAGCTGAGACACTATATCAAGGTTCCAGCGCAAATACTTccaactttatctaaatttaattATATATAGATACTATTTAGCATCTAGATAAATTCAGTGGCCAAGTATAAAAATAATTTAAGGTAGGGTAAACTGTACAAAATGacgcaaaaaaaatcaaaatagccCTTGAAACATCAATGTTATATATATGATACTAATGCAATCACTTGGTACaataaaaacaaaaatgtatTTGGTTATGAGTAAAACATAAAAAATATACCAATAATATCAGTTCGAAGGTAAGATTTGACCCCTTTTTTATGAAAATCTTCTATTATTCTATTGATCAAGACTTTTAAATATCTCTCGCTCGACACGCACCTCGGTGTTGATGATCTTTGTCACTGGAAAGTTCTTTTCAATTGTTGTCATCGCCACATTAAAAAGCAACTCAGAGGTGATAATATCGTCGGAAGTATCTTTTACATATCAAGAAATCTCTATATTTTTCAGCTCTCCATGTATGAATCATGAATAACTTAGGGTTATCTTATAGTATATAGTAAGATCCATCATAAATCTATGTAAGATAACCAATTTTATTCACATTGAACCCAAAAAGTTAGTTTATGCTCTTGGTATCTAGTCCTAATTTTTCGTTCAAAGTTGGTTTTGCGCAGCGTTCACTAAAACAATCATAATTTTCTCATAGGAATTCCGTTTTCGACACACGGCCACTCAAATTTTTCAGAAAATGCACTCGCATCTGAATGTATTTGCCAAAAATCAAGGTAGACATAGCCCTACTAGGAGCTTCGCCCTTGGATACATCCAAGTTTCGACAAAGTTGAGACAAGTTTCATTGGACAGAGAGGGTACAAATGCACGGGGGATTATTATTACTATTATTATTTCAAACAAGAAATTAAATGTAGTAGCTATAGAATTGTGTAAACCCTGCTCCACTGGATATGATGTGCGAAGTAATCTTTGCACTCGATCGTGCATTATAACTGTGTAATTGATAACGATATGATGGGGCGACTGGCGATCAGACTTCAAAcgaccttgagcttcttggcgATGCCGGCGAAGTACTTGCCCTGGTGCGCCGCCAAGGCGAGCTCGGCGTCGCTGGGCACCCTGCTGCCATCGGCGCCAGCGAAGGTGCCGGCACCGTACGGGCTCCCGCCCTTGACCTCGTCCATGGCGAACATGCCGGCGCCGTGCGTGTACCCGACCGGCACGAACAGCATGCCGTGGTGCGTCAGCTGCGTGACGGCCGTGAGCGCCGTGGTCTCCTGGCCGCCGCCCTGCGTGCCCGTGGCGAAGAAGACGCCCGCGGGCTTGCCGGCGAGGGCGCCGGACTGCCAGAGGCCGCCGGTGGTGTCGAAGAAGGCCTTCATCTGCGCCGCCATCATGCCGAACCGCGTCGGGAAGCCGAACAGGATGCCGTCGGCCTCGGCCAGCTGCCGCGCCGTGATGACGGGGTGGTCCTCGCGCGCCGGCGCAGCGTGCATCTTGCCCAGCACCTCCTCCGGCAGCGTCTCCGGGACACGCCAGATGGTGACCTCCACGCCAGGGACGGAGTCGGCGCCCTTCTTCATCTCCTCCGCCAGCGTTGCGACGTGTCCCCAGGTCGAGTAGTACCTGCAGAAAGAACGAACAGAAATTGCAGAGATGAGATCAGTGTGCTGgctgggagaagaagaagattgaGCAGAGGCAGAGCATTACACGATGTAGATCTTGGTCGCCATTGCTGCAGAGTTCTCTTCTCGTTGATCTCTGTTTCTACTCTCGTTTGTCGCGGTATGGCTGGTGATGGAAGAAGACGGAAGGGAGCTGGTATTTATAGAGGAAATTTAAGGGCTGCTAAGTACTGCTAAGCTATTGATGATCCTTCCGACGTCGTGGAAAGAACAGGGCTGCTAATCGAGAATGAGTCTGGCCGGTGAAGAAAGAACCTGGACACAGctcaagtattttttttttttttgagaggaacACAGCGCAAGTATTAGCTGGTCGAGTTGCTTGCGTGTTCATGGCGTCGCTACTGACGGAAGCACGTCCTATGTCTCTTGCCAATATTCCGAGAAAAAAAGCAACAGGAATCCAGCAAGGGGATTAGGTGATGATGACGGAAGCTGCTTGAAGAAGTATAATGAAAGGAAGAATCATCTCCTAGGAAttatgaaagaaaaaaaatgaaagggCTACTATAATTATGATGTATATCAACTTCAGCATGACGCTTGCACGACGTATACGGATAATCAACTCATACGTGACTGTCCCAGCTTTCCGCCGGCGGCCCAACTCCCCGATCTGACCAACAAAGTACTTCTACTCCTACCTAATCACTGTAAAAGCGTCTCTAACAATCCAAAATAGGGCAGGCGAAACAAAATTATAGACACCTATTTTTAACTTTTATGGCACTAAATTTGTTTGTCATACTAGATGATGTAAAATAGGGCACCGGAAGGATTTAAGATGATGTAAAATAAGGCATATTCAACATTTCAAACTTCCAATTCGATAATTTGAACTTTCGATTCAACATTTCAAATTTTGGTCTAACACTTCAAACTTCCATTTCGACACTTTGATAAATACTCGGACGATACATAGAATTCGACACTACAAGATCGACTCCGACACCTCATAATACGACAGACACTACCTTGACTCCGACACACTACACACCCTACTCCGAGTATTTCGGCACTACAATCCCAACTCCGAGTATTTCGACACTACCTTATCGGAGGCCTGAGCTCATTCCAGAAGTCAGAGTCCAACTCAGAGTCAGACGAGATCATGACGGTGGAGGGCCTAGCCTCCGACTCTACAACTTTCTTCTTCGTGTGTGCCTCGCAGTGTTGAACTCCAACTCCCCCCTTCACAAGCTCAGTGTGCTCACAGCGGAACCTCGCCATGGCCGCCTCGTCGGACTCGTGAGCCCAAAGCTGCAGGAAGGCCCAACAAGTTTGCCTCTCATGTTCGCGGGTGACCATCTACAccttgctgcgtgtagttgacacgtccgttgggaaccccaagaggaaggtatgatgcgcacagcagtaagtttccctcagtaagaaaccaaggttatcgaaccagtaggagtcaaggagcacgtgaaggttgttggtggcggagtgtagtgcggcgcaacaccagtgattccggcgccaacgtggaacctgcacaacacaaccaaagtactttgccccaacgtaacagtgaggttgtcaatctcaccggcttgtcgtaaacaaaggattagatgtatagtgtggatgatgatgattgtttgcgaagaacaagaaagaacaattgcgatagattgtatttcagatgtaaagaataggaccggggtccacagctcactagtggtgtctctcccataagataaacagatgttgggtgaacaaattacagttgggcaattgacaaataaagaaggcataacaatgcacatacatatatcatgatgactactatgagatttaatcagggcattacgacaaagtactatccagcatgcatctatgcctaaaaagtccaccttcaggttatcatccgaaccccttccagtattaagttgtaaacaacatacaattgcattaagtatggtgcgtaatgtaatcaacacaaatatccttagacaaagcatcgatgttttatccctagtggcaacagcgcatccacaaccttagaactttctgtcactgtcccagcatttaatggaggcatgaacccactatcgagcataaatactccctcttggagtcacaagtatcaactttgccagagcctctactagcaacggagagcatgcaagaacataaataacatatatgatagattgataatcaacttgacatagtattcaatattcatcggatcccaacaaacacaacatgtagcattacaaatagatgatcttgatcatgataggcagctcacaagatctaacatgatagcacaatgaggagaagacaaccatctagctactcgctatggacccatagtccaggggtggactactcacacatcgatccggaggcgatcatggcgatgaagagacctccgggagatgattcccctctccggcagggtgccggaggcgatctcctgaatcccccgagatgggattggcggcggcggcgtctcagtaaggttttccgtatcgtggctctcggtactgggggtttcgcgacgaaggctttaagtaggcggaagggcagggtcgggggcgtcacgaggggcccacacgctagggccgcgcggccaggacctgggccgcgccgccctagtgtggcgtcgcctcgtggccccacttcgtatctcctccggtcttctggaagcttcgtggaaaaataggcccctaggcgttgatttcgtccaattccgagaatatttccttactaggatttctgaaaccaaaaacagcagaaaacaagaatcggctcttcggcatctcgtcaataggttagtgccggaaaatgcataataatgacatataatgtgtataaaacatgtgagtatcatcaataaagtagcatggaacataagaaattatagatacgtttgagacgtatcaagcatccctagcttagttcctactcgccctcgagtaggtaaacgataacaaggataatttcgaagtgacatgctatcataatcttgatcaatactattgtaaagcatatgagatgaatgcagcgattcgaagcaatgatgaagataatgagtaaacaaatgaatcatatagcaaagatttttcatgaataatactttcaagacaagcatcaataagacttgcatgagagttactcataaatcaataaattcaaagtaaaggcattgaagcaacacaaaggaagatataagtttcagcggttgctttcaacttcaacatatatatctcatggataattgtcaacacaaagtaatataacaagtgcaataggtaaacatgtaagaatcaatgcacacagttgacacaagtgtttgcttctgggatagaaaggatAGGtatactgactcaacaataaagtagaagataggcccttcgcagagggaagcatggattactatatttgtgctagagcttttcattttgaaaacatagaaacaattttgtcaacggtagtaataaagcatatgtgttttttttttttttttttgagagtacgCGAATGCGTACCATACTTGTATAGAAGGTAGAAGCAATATTTACAAGAATACCTTACATGGAACCATGCAAGGATTTGACTCCACCACACTAAGCAAGACTACTCTCTCTAACCATTGTCTAACACTCCTACACCCTGATCAtgcgttacacgatacatcctaaGCTCCTCCAAAATGTGTGCAACCAACGTCTCCGCCGGTGCCTGTCCATGGACATTGCCAAAGCACCAAGCATTCCTTAGCTTCCATAACGCGTGGCCAACAGTGCAGACCAAACCATCAAACCATCTTTTCTCCTTTGCCCTAAACCTACCCCTCTCCTTGGTCCACCACTCCCTCGCAGAGCTACTGACATCTGGGGTTTGGAATTGCATTCCTAGCCTCTGGCAGCACTTCCACCAGATCTCCCTGGCATAGACACACCTGACAAGGATATGCTCAGCCGTGTCCTCTTCCTGCAGGCAGATATAACAGGGGGAAGGGGCATCTTGCAAGCCGTGCCTTGCACGTCGATCAGACGTCCATATACGGTGCTGCGCCGCAAGCCAGATAAAAAGCTTGCTCTTGGGCGTTGCATGGCTCCTCCGCATCGCATCAGCCAACTCAAATCTGACACAGCCCTGGGCCAGCATCTCGTACGCCGAACTCGCCGTGTATGCACCAGAACCACTCCACGGCCATCTGAAGACATCATCTACACTTGGATCGCGccgaatggactcctctttaaagcatatgtgttatgtataagatatcctataagttgcaagcctcatgcatagtataccaatagtgctcgcaccttgtcctaattagcttggattaacatggattatcattgcatagcatatgtttcaaccaagtgtcacaaaggggtacctctatgccgcttgtacaaaggtctaaggagaaaactcgcattggatttctcgcttttgattattctcaacttagacatccataccgggacaacatagacaacagataatggactcctctttaatgcataagcattcaacaacagttaattttctcataagagattgaggattagttgtccaaactgaaacttccaccatgaatcatggctttagttagcggcccaatgttcttctctaacagtatgcatactcaaaccatttgatcatgaaaatcacccttacttcagacaagacgaacatgcatagcaactcacatgatattcaacaaaggtaaaagagttgatggcgtccccagaaacatggttaccgcacaacaagcaacttattaagaaataagacacataagtacatattcttcaccacgatagtttttaaggctatttttcccatgagctatatattgcaaagacaaaagatagaatttttaaaggtagcactcaattagtgtactttggaatggcagagaaataccatgtggtaggtaggtatggtggacacaaatggcatagtatttggctcaaggatttggatgcacgagaagaattcctctcaatacaaggctaggctagcaaggttatttgaagaaaactcaagtataaaaggtgcagcaaagctcacatatgaacatattgtaggtattataagactttatattgtctctttgttgttcaaacaccttaaccagaaaatatctagaatctagagaaactaatcatgcaaaccaaattttaacaagctctatgtagttattcattaataggtataaggtacatgatgcaagagcttaaacatgatctatatgagcacaacaattgccaagtatcaaattattcaagacattataccatttaccacatgcggtattttccgtttccaaccatataacaatgaatgaagtagttcaactttcgcaatgaacattaaagataaagctaataacatatgtgttcatacgaaacaacggagcgtgtctctctcccaaacaaagaatgctaggatccgattttattcaaacaaaaacaaaaataaaaacaaacagacgctccaagtaaagcacataagatgtgacggaataaaaatatagtttcactagaggtgactcgataagttgtcgatgaagaagggatgccttgagcatccccaagcttagatgcttgagtcttcttaaaatatgcggggatgaaccacggggcatccccaagcttagacttttcactcttcttgatcatattgtatcatcctcctctcttgacccttgaaaacttcctccacaccaaactcaaaacaatctcattagagggtcaggtgcataattcatatattcagaggtgacataatcattcttaacacttctggacattgcacaaagctaccgaaagttaatggagcaaagaaatccatcaaacatagcaaaacaggcaatgcgaaataaaaggcagaatgtgtcaaaacgaacagtccgtaaagacgaatttttagaggcaccacacttgctcagatgaaaatgcccaaattgaatgaaagttgcgtacatatctgaggatcacgcacgtaaattggcagagttttataaattttctacagcaggggcggctcaatttcgtgacagcaagaaatctgttcctgcgcagtaatccaaatctagtattgactttactatcaaagactttacttggcacaacaatgcaataaaataaagataaggagaggtttctacagtagtaa includes these proteins:
- the LOC124676948 gene encoding quinone-oxidoreductase QR2-like, translated to MATKIYIVYYSTWGHVATLAEEMKKGADSVPGVEVTIWRVPETLPEEVLGKMHAAPAREDHPVITARQLAEADGILFGFPTRFGMMAAQMKAFFDTTGGLWQSGALAGKPAGVFFATGTQGGGQETTALTAVTQLTHHGMLFVPVGYTHGAGMFAMDEVKGGSPYGAGTFAGADGSRVPSDAELALAAHQGKYFAGIAKKLKVV